One Thermococcus sp. DNA window includes the following coding sequences:
- a CDS encoding N-glycosylase/DNA lyase has protein sequence MTLDRFIRVKYRENTEKVERLVEILKELGLDCAQTIEERVDLQFDALKNLHENLKNDELFIKLVIANSLVSYQLTGKGEDWWWEFSRHFSDNPPVESIAKAYAGFLPSSKTNRRLVSGKIRRIEKVEPFLNSLSLDDLRNYYFNGMERLRDELAKALNSKRSAKTIVFAVKMFGYAGRIAFGEFVPYPMSIEIPDDVRINAYTKRFTNEPPVSFWNRIAEITGIPPLHIDSILWPVLGGKEEVIERLKKYCPKANLVLELRGL, from the coding sequence ATGACCCTCGACCGCTTTATTCGGGTGAAATACAGAGAGAATACGGAAAAGGTTGAGAGGCTTGTCGAAATCCTGAAGGAGCTCGGCCTTGATTGCGCCCAGACCATCGAGGAGAGAGTAGATTTACAGTTCGACGCGCTGAAGAACCTGCATGAGAACCTAAAGAACGATGAGCTCTTTATTAAACTCGTCATCGCCAATTCTCTCGTCAGTTATCAGCTCACCGGTAAAGGGGAGGACTGGTGGTGGGAATTTTCCAGACACTTCTCAGATAATCCGCCGGTAGAAAGCATTGCGAAGGCCTACGCTGGTTTTCTGCCTTCGTCGAAGACGAACCGAAGACTCGTGAGTGGGAAAATCAGAAGGATAGAAAAGGTTGAGCCGTTCCTAAATTCCCTTTCCCTTGATGATTTGAGGAACTACTATTTCAACGGCATGGAGAGGCTTAGGGACGAACTGGCAAAAGCCCTGAATTCAAAGAGGAGCGCGAAAACCATAGTCTTTGCCGTGAAGATGTTCGGCTATGCAGGGAGGATAGCCTTCGGTGAATTCGTGCCCTACCCGATGAGCATCGAGATTCCCGATGACGTCAGGATAAACGCTTACACCAAACGGTTCACGAACGAACCCCCGGTAAGCTTCTGGAACAGAATAGCGGAAATTACTGGAATTCCTCCGCTACACATAGATTCTATACTGTGGCCGGTCCTTGGTGGGAAGGAGGAAGTCATTGAAAGATTGAAGAAATACTGTCCCAAAGCCAACCTCGTTCTCGAACTTAGAGGACTCTAA
- a CDS encoding beta-ribofuranosylaminobenzene 5'-phosphate synthase family protein — protein sequence MIIRTPKRLHLGLIDPTGSLGRRFGSLGVALEGGYEVKVLPSEKLEVKAEGEDRETVERTVETMNSAFETGTGYFIEVRKAIPRHVGLGSTTQLSLAVGTGIAKLNGINISIERLAKTLGRGKNSGAGIYAFAYGGFVLDGGVANGVPPLVIREDFPDEWAFLLVTPEVKRGLDEEEEKPIMERAFGSVEVAREISHRILLGLLPALKERNIRGFGKHLSAIQRLVGRHFSEFQGGEFREDVKLILDWLEKKTYGAGQSSWGPTVYGLVLKSEYQLLSAEIIDYLREHGLKAKVELGRPRNRGAEIIRENAFLERLIRSVAQ from the coding sequence TTGATAATCAGAACACCAAAGAGGCTTCATCTCGGCCTCATAGACCCAACAGGGAGCCTTGGGAGGCGTTTCGGAAGCCTCGGCGTTGCCCTCGAAGGAGGTTATGAGGTTAAGGTACTTCCCTCGGAGAAGCTTGAGGTTAAGGCCGAAGGAGAGGACAGGGAAACGGTGGAGAGAACCGTGGAAACTATGAATTCAGCGTTTGAAACCGGAACCGGCTATTTCATTGAGGTCAGGAAAGCAATTCCAAGGCACGTTGGCCTCGGCTCGACAACGCAGTTGAGCCTGGCCGTTGGCACGGGCATAGCGAAACTGAACGGGATTAACATCTCCATCGAGAGACTCGCGAAAACACTAGGGAGGGGAAAGAACAGCGGGGCAGGAATTTACGCCTTCGCCTACGGAGGGTTCGTTCTGGACGGAGGAGTCGCGAATGGAGTTCCACCGCTCGTGATAAGGGAGGACTTCCCCGATGAGTGGGCGTTCCTTCTGGTCACGCCGGAAGTTAAGCGCGGTCTCGACGAGGAAGAGGAAAAGCCGATAATGGAAAGGGCTTTCGGTAGCGTTGAAGTCGCAAGGGAGATAAGTCACCGTATTCTGCTTGGACTGCTTCCGGCCTTGAAGGAGAGGAATATCAGGGGGTTCGGTAAACACCTCTCGGCTATCCAGAGACTCGTTGGGAGACACTTCTCGGAGTTCCAGGGGGGAGAGTTCAGGGAAGACGTTAAGCTAATCCTTGACTGGCTGGAAAAGAAGACATACGGAGCCGGACAGAGTAGCTGGGGCCCGACGGTTTATGGTCTCGTTCTGAAATCGGAGTATCAGTTGCTTTCAGCAGAGATAATCGATTACTTGAGGGAGCATGGCTTAAAAGCGAAGGTTGAACTCGGAAGGCCGAGGAACAGGGGAGCGGAGATAATAAGGGAGAACGCCTTCCTGGAAAGGCTCATAAGGAGTGTTGCTCAATGA
- a CDS encoding ABC transporter permease subunit — protein sequence MLWGFKLEFMKGIRTKKLWAVMVIIIALYIPDFYYMKRVGVTNELQAIAEIINFSSKTALFFLGILAIIFGAGAINKEIEDGTIRIALSKSVTRLGYIVGKYLGHIVVFGLALLITSFVTLAGLQWVGVSVSKITSDVFLLNLLLLLVMLEFLAIGYIISTFIRSSGTSLGVALGVFFLLYIFIPSFVAYRMSTNIPSNLTVTEYNNYKAEYYTKYLFYSPNAQFIVILDAVNNYKKVTKTIEINGGTHKFPQYIPEYAGIKNAIKKRSINVLLLVVMTLVYLGIATWRFLRMDLR from the coding sequence ATGCTCTGGGGATTTAAGCTTGAGTTCATGAAAGGAATCAGAACAAAGAAGCTGTGGGCTGTAATGGTGATAATAATCGCCCTGTACATTCCCGACTTCTATTACATGAAGCGGGTGGGAGTCACAAACGAACTCCAAGCAATAGCCGAGATAATAAACTTCTCAAGCAAAACTGCCCTCTTTTTCCTTGGAATCCTTGCGATAATCTTTGGGGCAGGGGCAATAAACAAAGAAATTGAGGATGGAACAATTCGTATAGCCCTCAGCAAGAGCGTGACGAGACTGGGCTATATCGTTGGCAAGTATCTAGGCCACATTGTTGTCTTTGGTTTGGCTCTTCTCATTACAAGCTTTGTAACCCTGGCTGGCCTTCAGTGGGTTGGTGTTTCCGTTTCAAAGATAACCTCAGACGTCTTTCTGCTCAATCTGTTGCTCCTTCTGGTTATGCTGGAGTTCTTGGCGATTGGATACATAATCTCGACCTTCATCAGGTCATCGGGAACGTCCCTTGGCGTCGCATTGGGTGTGTTTTTCCTGCTTTACATATTCATCCCATCGTTTGTGGCGTACAGGATGTCCACAAACATCCCAAGCAACTTAACCGTAACGGAATACAACAACTACAAGGCAGAATACTACACCAAATATCTCTTTTATTCCCCTAACGCCCAGTTCATAGTAATACTTGATGCCGTCAACAACTACAAAAAGGTCACCAAAACTATCGAAATCAATGGAGGGACTCACAAGTTTCCACAGTACATCCCTGAATACGCAGGAATCAAGAATGCCATAAAGAAGAGAAGCATAAATGTTCTGTTGCTGGTTGTAATGACCCTCGTCTACCTCGGCATCGCGACCTGGCGCTTCCTTCGTATGGATTTGAGGTGA